Proteins from one Triticum aestivum cultivar Chinese Spring chromosome 7A, IWGSC CS RefSeq v2.1, whole genome shotgun sequence genomic window:
- the LOC123154501 gene encoding disease resistance protein Pik-2-like — protein MEGAAQLVSIVGQLVGGEYRQLRDVGGQVAELSDELATMNAILRMHSDAEEGAADHFIREWVRQVSELAYDAEDCVHLYIFRIRCRPRDRFHVWSKRMVATLFPRRRLAREILALQARAVVISERHARYGVSRPPPSSVHVRPVATSAHALRPENNPHQFVGIKEQAEILTKDLKAVTDEELQVFSIVGFGGLGKTTLAMEMCRQLEPDFQRQAQVSVSQAFNGGEDLKGLLKRVLQQIVKPKDATEEGIKVKEEDPLVNIEKMDLDGLAKKLKDLIMNMRYV, from the coding sequence ATGGAGGGCGCGGCGCAGCTTGTGTCCATTGTCGGGCAGCTGGTGGGCGGGGAGTACCGGCAACTCCGCGACGTCGGCGGCCAGGTGGCTGAGCTCAGCGACGAGCTGGCCACCATGAACGCCATCCTCCGCATGCACTCCGATGCCGAGGAGGGCGCCGCTGACCACTTCATACGGGAGTGGGTGAGGCAGGTCAGCGAGCTCGCCTACGACgcggaggactgcgttcacctctacATCTTCCGCATCCGGTGCCGGCCGAGAGATCGCTTTCACGTCTGGTCCAAACGCATGGTGGCGACGCTCTTCCCGCGCCGTCGACTGGCTCGCGAGATCCTGGCGCTCCAGGCTCGTGCGGTTGTTATCAGCGAGCGCCATGCGCGTTACGGCGTCAGCCGACCACCTCCTTCATCAGTCCATGTACGGCCGGTGGCGACATCGGCGCATGCGCTCCGTCCTGAGAACAATCCTCATCAGTTCGTCGGGATCAAGGAGCAGGCTGAAATCCTCACCAAGGATCTCAAGGCGGTGACTGACGAGGAGCTCCAGGTTTTCTCCATCGTGGGGTTCGGAGGGCTTGGAAAGACTACGCTGGCCATGGAGATGTGCCGGCAGCTAGAGCCAGATTTCCAGCGCCAAGCGCAGGTGTCCGTGTCCCAGGCGTTCAACGGCGGTGAAGATCTGAAGGGATTGCTGAAGCGCGTGCTTCAACAGATCGTCAAGCCCAAAGATGCTACTGAGGAAGGCAtcaaggtcaaggaagaagatccCTTGGTTAACATTGAAAAAATGGATCTAGATGGTCTAGCCAAGAAGCTGAAGGATCTTATTATGAACATGAGGTACGTATAA
- the LOC123152843 gene encoding disease resistance protein Pik-2-like, which yields MVEGGRRYLIVIDDVWTVGAWELIQSRLPKNKCGRRIIVTTRIETVARACSRASVYRNYIYHIKPLKSSDAKMLFLSRAFGFMTDSCPKNLEEAMEKILKKCGGLPLAIVSIASLLANYNAADVWWTVCNSIGAAMENNPTLEGMRQILTLSYNHLPHYLKDCMMYVAIFPEDYVFLKTRLLQRWIAEGLIIARRGQTTMEVAEDYFNELVSRNMIDLAASIIDVHGEMKTCRVHDMMLEVAVSKCLEANFVSLVGGQNEGMSYDKIRRLSVHGGVRGTTKVRDSTSKGRVLGRDRRNVIDEMKLQHVRSLSMFEIQGHKLLDRLGEFTLLRVLDMEDCKGLANEHVKYICQMYLLKFLSLRGTYISLMPDEVGNLEHLLTLDLEETCLDGLPETVRKLDKLECLKFGKKGEWSVMWKAPRGVSNMKALREVTRILLGDVKIAEELGELEQLEAIIVYVDNNAQREDVRQQLALSLSRMYSLRSLNLGEMESDGMTMDYLIGLPPPHLLRFLRFAGGLSKLPEWVGSLTYLVQFTLSWARFKDSQLWDVLCELPSLELIIFQHEFYVGTELVVSTKHKFPALKNMMVQSNRQYPEVFEFEERSMTQLENLTMNFDKWESKRIVGVKHLKNLKEVNLTGNRYNPALGRALKELEKESNSRSKPTRFTVTVTYD from the exons ATGgtggaaggaggaagaag GTACCTTATTGTGATCGATGATGTATGGACCGTAGGTGCATGGGAATTAATTCAATCCCGATTGCCAAAAAACAAGTGTGGCAGAAGAATAATTGTGACCACTCGGATAGAAACTGTGGCCAGAGCATGCAGTCGTGCCAGTGTTTATCGTAATTACATTTATCACATCAAGCCCCTCAAATCATCAGATGCAAAGATGCTGTTTCTTAGTAGAGCATTTGGATTCATGACTGACTCTTGCCCAAAGAATCTTGAGGAGGCAATGGAGAAAATCTTGAAGAAATGTGGTGGGCTTCCATTGGCGATTGTTAGCATTGCGAGCCTCCTCGCCAACTATAATGCAGCTGACGTTTGGTGGACAGTTTGCAACTCAATTGGTGCTGCAATGGAGAACAACCCTACACTCGAAGGGATGAGACAGATACTCACACTCAGCTACAACCATCTACCACAttacctcaaagattgcatgatGTATGTTGCCATTTTTCCAGAGGACTATGTTTTCTTGAAGACTCGGCTCTTGCAGAGATGGATCGCTGAAGGACTGATTATCGCGAGGCGGGGGCAAACCACAATGGAGGTTGCAGAAGACTACTTCAACGAGTTGGTGAGTAGAAACATGATTGATCTAGCTGCTTCTATAATCGACGTCCACGGCGAGATGAAGACATGTCGGGTGCACGACATGATGCTTGAGGTTGCTGTGTCCAAATGCTTGGAGGCAAACTTTGTTAGCCTGGTAGGGGGACAGAATGAAGGGATGTCGTATGATAAAATTCGTCGTCTCTCTGTTCATGGCGGAGTACGTGGGACCACTAAGGTCCGTGACTCTACGTCCAAGGGAAGAGTACTGGGGCGTGATAGGAGGAATGTTATCGATGAAATGAAGCTGCAGCATGTCCGTTCACTGAGTATGTTTGAGATCCAAGGGCACAAGTTGCTTGATCGGTTGGGCGAGTTCACTCTGCTGAGGGTACTTGACATGGAAGATTGCAAGGGCCTAGCCAACGAGCATGTGAAGTATATTTGCCAGATGTACCTTCTCAAGTTCTTGAGCTTGAGGGGTACGTATATCAGCTTGATGCCTGACGAAGTCGGCAATCTAGAACATTTGCTGACACTTGATTTAGAGGAGACGTGCCTTGATGGTCTACCTGAAACTGTCAGAAAGCTAGATAAACTTGAGTGCCTCAAGTTCGGGAAAAAGGGCGAGTGGTCCGTCATGTGGAAAGCACCAAGAGGAGTCTCCAACATGAAGGCACTGCGTGAGGTGACTAGAATACTACTCGGTGATGTTAAGATTGCTGAAGAGCTTGGTGAACTAGAACAGCTTGAAGCTATCATTGTATATGTTGACAACAATGCTCAGCGAGAGGACGTTCGTCAACAGCTTGCCCTCTCCCTGTCCAGGATGTACTCTCTGCGGTCGCTCAACCTGGGAGAAATGGAGAGCGACGGTATGACAATGGATTATCTTATTGGTCTTCCGCCTCCACACCTCCTTCGATTCCTTAGGTTCGCTGGGGGATTGAGTAAATTACCAGAATGGGTCGGGTCACTGACATATCTTGTTCAGTTTACTCTTTCGTGGGCGCGGTTTAAGGATAGCCAACTATGGGATGTCTTGTGTGAGCTGCCTAGcctcgagctcatcatattccaacATGAATTCTATGTTGGCACTGAACTGGTGGTGTCCACGAAGCACAAATTTCCTGCACTGAAGAACATGATGGTGCAGTCCAATAGACAGTATCCCGAAGTATTTGAGTTCGAGGAACGATCCATGACACAGCTAGAGAACCTTACAATGAATTTCGATAAATGGGAATCCAAAAGGATAGTCGGCGTCAAGCACCTGAAGAACCTTAAAGAGGTGAATCTCACTGGTAACAGATACAACCCTGCACTGGGCCGTGCTCTCAAGGAGTTAGAGAAAGAGAGTAATAGTCGCTCCAAGCCTACCCGGTTCACAGTTACAGTAACATACGATTGA
- the LOC123150330 gene encoding sucrose synthase 1 translates to MGEAAGDRVLSRLHSVRERIGDSLSAHPNELVAVFTRLVNLGNGMLQSHQIIAEYNTAIPEAEREKLKDGAFEDVLRAAQEAIVISPWVALAIRPRPGVWEYVRVNVSELAVEELSVPEYLQFKEQLVEGSNKDFVLELDFEPFNASFPRPSLSKSIGNGVQFLNRHLSSKLFHDKESMYPLLNFLRAHNYKGMTMMLNDRIRSLSALQGALRKAEEHLSGLPADTPYSDFHHRFQELGLEKGWGDCAKRAQETLHLLLDLLEAPDPSTLEKFLGTIPMVFNVVILSPHGYFAQANVLGYPDTGGQVVYILDQVRAMENEMLLRIKQQGLDITPRILIVTRLLPDATGTTCGQRLEKVLGTEHTHILRVPFRTESGIVRKWISRFEVWPYLETFTEDVAHEISGELQANPDLIIGNYSDGNLVACLLAHKMGVTHCTIAHALEKTKYPNSDLYWKKFEDHYHFSCQFTTDLIAMNHADFIITSTFQEIAGNKDTVGQYESHMAFTMPGMYRVVHGIDVFDPKFNIVSPGADMSIYFPYSESQRRLTSLHPEIEELLYSNVDNNEHKYVLKDRNKPIIFSMARLDRVKNLTGLVELYGKNPRLQELVNLVVVCGDHGNPSKDKEEQAEFKKMFDLIEQYNLNGHVRWISAQMNRVRNAELYRYICDTKGAFVQPAFYEAFGLTVIEAMTCGLPTFATAYGGPAEIIVNGVSGYHIDPYQGDKASALLVEFFEKCQVDPSHWTKISQGGLQRIEEKYTWKLYSERLMTLTGVYGFWKYVSNLERRETRRYLEMLYALKYRTMASTVPLAVEGDSASK, encoded by the exons ATGGGGGAAGCCGCCGGCGACCGCGTACTCAGCCGCCTCCACAGTGTCAGGGAGCGCATCGGCGACTCCCTCTCCGCGCACCCCAACGAGCTCGTCGCTGTCTTCACCAG GCTGGTCAACCTTGGAAATGGAATGCTGCAGTCCCACCAGATCATCGCTGAGTACAACACCGCGATCCCCGAAGCAGAGCGAGAGAAGCTCAAGGATGGCGCCTTTGAGGATGTGCTCAGGGCAGCGCAG GAGGCGATCGTCATCTCGCCGTGGGTCGCGCTTGCCATCCGTCCAAGGCCTGGTGTCTGGGAGTATGTGAGGGTCAACGTGAGCGAGCTCGCTGTAGAGGAGTTGAGTGTCCCTGAGTACCTGCAATTCAAGGAACAGCTCGTGGAAGGAag CAACAAGGACTTTGTGCTCGAGCTGGACTTTGAGCCATTCAACGCCTCCTTCCCTCGCCCTTCGCTGTCCAAGTCCATCGGCAACGGCGTGCAGTTCCTCAACAGGCACCTGTCATCAAAGCTCTTCCATGACAAGGAGAGCATGTACCCCCTTCTCAACTTCCTCCGCGCACACAACTACAAGGGCATG ACTATGATGCTGAACGACAGAATCCGCAGCCTCAGTGCTCTCCAGGGAGCTCTGAGGAAGGCCGAGGAGCATCTGTCTGGTCTCCCGGCAGACACTCCATACTCAGACTTCCACCACAG GTTCCAAGAACTTGGCCTGGAGAAGGGTTGGGGTGACTGCGCCAAGCGTGCGCAGGAGACCCTTCACCTGCTCCTCGACCTTCTCGAGGCTCCAGACCCGTCCACGCTCGAGAAGTTCCTTGGCACAATCCCGATGGTGTTCAATGTTGTCATCCTCTCGCCGCACGGTTACTTTGCCCAAGCCAATGTCTTGGGGTACCCTGACACCGGAGGCCAG GTTGTCTACATTCTGGATCAAGTCCGCGCTATGGAGAATGAGATGCTGCTGAGGATCAAGCAGCAAGGCCTCGACATCACACCACGGATCCTTATT GTTACGAGGCTTCTCCCTGATGCAACTGGTACGACCTGCGGTCAGCGTCTTGAGAAGGTCCTCGGAACAGAGCACACCCACATCCTCCGTGTGCCATTCAGAACTGAAAGTGGAATTGTTCGCAAGTGGATCTCTCGTTTTGAAGTCTGGCCGTACCTGGAGACTTTCACTGAA GATGTGGCACACGAGATTTCCGGAGAGCTCCAGGCCAATCCTGACCTGATCATTGGAAACTACAGCGATGGAAACCTTGTTGCGTGCTTGCTTGCACACAAGATGGGTGTTACACAT TGTACAATTGCACACGCACTTGAGAAAACTAAGTACCCCAACTCTGACCTCTACTGGAAGAAGTTTGAGGACCACTACCACTTCTCATGCCAGTTCACTACCGATCTGATTGCAATGAACCATGCTGACTTCATCATCACTAGCACCTTCCAAGAGATTGCTGGAAA CAAGGACACTGTTGGTCAGTACGAGTCTCACATGGCATTCACAATGCCTGGAATGTACCGTGTTGTCCATGGTATCGATGTTTTCGACCCCAAGTTTAACATAGTCTCACCTGGTGCGGACATGTCCATCTACTTCCCGTACTCCGAGTCACAGAGGAGGCTCACCTCCCTCCACCCAGAGATCGAGGAGCTGCTCTACAGTAATGTTGACAACAACGAGCACAA GTATGTGCTCAAGGACCGGAACAAGCCAATCATCTTCTCTATGGCTCGTTTGGACCGTGTTAAGAACTTGACTGGTCTGGTTGAGCTGTATGGCAAGAACCCTCGCTTGCAGGAGCTGGTTAACCTTGTGGTTGTCTGTGGTGACCATGGCAATCCATCAAAGGACAAGGAGGAGCAGGCTGAGTTCAAGAAGATGTTTGACCTTATTGAGCAGTACAACCTGAATGGCCATGTCCGCTGGATCTCTGCCCAGATGAACCGTGTCCGTAATGCTGAGCTCTACCGTTACATCTGCGACACCAAGGGTGCCTTTGTGCAG CCTGCTTTCTATGAGGCGTTTGGGCTTACTGTCATCGAGGCCATGACCTGCGGTCTTCCTACCTTCGCAACTGCATATGGTGGTCCTGCTGAGATCATCGTGAATGGCGTGTCTGGCTACCACATTGATCCCTACCAGGGTGACAAGGCCTCTGCTCTGCTGGTTGAGTTCTTTGAGAAGTGCCAGGTTGACCCCAGCCACTGGACCAAGATCTCACAGGGTGGGCTTCAGCGTATTGAGGAGAA GTACACCTGGAAGCTTTACTCTGAGAGGCTGATGACCCTCACCGGTGTGTATGGGTTCTGGAAGTACGTCTCCAACCTCGAAAGGCGTGAGACCCGCCGCTACCTCGAGATGCTGTACGCCCTCAAGTACCGCACCATGGCAAGCACCGTTCCGCTAGCTGTTGAGGGAGACTCCGCGAGCAAGTAA